AACTAAGGAGATATTTATAATTAAGATAGGCTTCACTTTCAAAAAAACGTACATGAGAAATCCCACATAGAGTTAATGACTGTTAGGATAGACGCCACGTCAGTTTAATAAAATATTAATGTCTGACAACCATGATATATGCATGTTTTTGCTTTGACTAGCCGAAAAGAATTAAGAGTTCATTATTATAAGTTTATGTTTATTATTTACAAAAAAATGTAACGGTAGTAATATTTACAATATTATCAGAAAATTAAGGCAAATCAGCCCCCCTAAAATGCAGGGAGATAATTCAAATTAAGGAGGTCAATGAAATGGCAAATGTTTTAGATGCGACTCTTTATCAAGCAACACTGCACAACGACATCAAAGCGGTAGAGGATGCGCTCAACAAAGGAGCCAACCCCAATGCAAACGATTTTAACTGGGATCAGGGTACCGCTCTTATTGAATCATGCAAAAACGGGAATAAGGATATTTGTCTTTT
Above is a window of Synergistaceae bacterium DZ-S4 DNA encoding:
- a CDS encoding ankyrin repeat domain-containing protein, translated to MANVLDATLYQATLHNDIKAVEDALNKGANPNANDFNWDQGTALIESCKNGNKDICLLLISKGAQIGLMDKYDNHPIHYACLNGHSDIAEILVQ